DNA sequence from the Gammaproteobacteria bacterium genome:
CGACCCATTTCAGACTTGCGCGCCATGGTCAAACCCAATGGAATAAATTGGGAAAAATTCAAGGCCAGCTCGACAGCCCTCTGACTGAACTTGGGGTCGAACAAGCGGGCATACTTGGCCGTTCACTTGCCAACGAACAGATAGAATTAATCGCCAGTTCGGTGTTATCTCGCGCGCTAAAAACAGCAAAAATAGCCCAACAACATTTAGCGTGTCCGTTGATCGAATGTGCTGATTTAGCCGAGCGCCACTTCGGTGATTGGCAAGGGCAGTTATATAGCGACTTAAAGAATAAGCCATTGTTTAACGAGGTATTAAATGAAGTTAGCAGCCAAGCACCAAACCAAGGCGAATCGAGCCTAGCCAGTGCTCAGCGATTTGCCGCGGCACTGACCAATATCGCTAAAACGCACCAACAAACCGCTATTTTAGTTGTTAGCCACGGTGATATTTTACGTAACTTTTTAACCCAATATCTGCGTTTTGATCAACCCGGCCACAGTTACGGTAATTGCAATGTTTATGCGATAACTTACCGCCACGACAGTGATGAGTTTATCGTTAGCACGCCAGCGTCAAACTCTATATCAAACCCAGTATTACACTCGGTATCAAGTTCGGGTGACCAGCAGTGACTAGTGCGATTGTTTTAATTATTGCTTGCCTGCTCGATAAAATATTGGGTGAGCCTAAAAAGTTTCACCCGTTAGTTGGTTTTGGTAATTTAACCAATTGGCTAGAACAACGATTAAACCGCGCTCATCCAGATCATAACAATATAAACGAGCACTCGCCTTTAATGACTCGGCTGCTCGGCCTATTGGGCTGGGTTGCTTTAACCACCCCGCTGCCCTTGCTGTATTATTTTTTATATCAAGATAACTGGGTATTCTGGTTGCTCGACTGCCTCATTTTATATGCCGCGATTGGCTATAACAGCCTGCTTAAACATGCGCGGCAAATTCTACAGCCACTGCTCGCTGGCGATATTAACCAAGCACGCCACTACTGCTCGTATATTGTTAGCCGCAATACCAGTGAGCTAACCGAACAACAAATTGCCCGTGCTACCACTGAATCGATGTTAGAAAACGGCCACGATGCCGTAATAGCTACCGTAGTGTGGTTTGCAATTGGCGGCGCGCCGTTGGTCATTTTACATCGCCTAGCCAATACCTTAGATGCAATGTGGGGCTATAAAAATTCACGCTTTATTTACTTTGGCTGGTTTGCCGCCAGAATGGATGACGTGCTTGGCTGGCCGACCGCCAAAATTACCGCGCTACTTTATGCCTGCCAAGGTCAATTACGACCCGCATTAACCAATGCCAAACAGCAAGGACGCCAATACAAAAGCCTCAATGGTGGTTGGGTAATGGCGGCAGGTGCAACCGTACTGGGCATTAAGCTTGGTGGCAGCGCCAGTTATCATGGCAAAACGATAACCTCGGTAACGCTGGGCGCAGGACAGCCGGTAAATACTAAAGATGTCGAACCGAGTCTAACCCTTGTTGGCAACGCGCTGATTATTTTTGTCGCCGGTTATACTTCCCTTCTTCTGATACTGGATGTTTTATTATGAGCTTAATCCATGGCGGTCAATTGCATAAAATTGCCCTTGATTATCAAATACCAAGCGAGCAGTGGTTAGACTTATCAACCGGGATTAGTCCATTTTGTTATCCGATACCTGAGATCCCAACGGCAATTTGGCAACAGCTACCGCAACCTAGCTCCGAACTCATTGCTGCGGCTAAAAATTATTATGGCTGCCACAATATTCTGGCCACCAGCGGTAGTCAGAGCATTATTAGTAAGTT
Encoded proteins:
- a CDS encoding histidine phosphatase family protein, with protein sequence MGKIQGQLDSPLTELGVEQAGILGRSLANEQIELIASSVLSRALKTAKIAQQHLACPLIECADLAERHFGDWQGQLYSDLKNKPLFNEVLNEVSSQAPNQGESSLASAQRFAAALTNIAKTHQQTAILVVSHGDILRNFLTQYLRFDQPGHSYGNCNVYAITYRHDSDEFIVSTPASNSISNPVLHSVSSSGDQQ
- the cobD gene encoding cobalamin biosynthesis protein CobD — its product is MTSAIVLIIACLLDKILGEPKKFHPLVGFGNLTNWLEQRLNRAHPDHNNINEHSPLMTRLLGLLGWVALTTPLPLLYYFLYQDNWVFWLLDCLILYAAIGYNSLLKHARQILQPLLAGDINQARHYCSYIVSRNTSELTEQQIARATTESMLENGHDAVIATVVWFAIGGAPLVILHRLANTLDAMWGYKNSRFIYFGWFAARMDDVLGWPTAKITALLYACQGQLRPALTNAKQQGRQYKSLNGGWVMAAGATVLGIKLGGSASYHGKTITSVTLGAGQPVNTKDVEPSLTLVGNALIIFVAGYTSLLLILDVLL